In Alkalihalobacterium alkalinitrilicum, a genomic segment contains:
- a CDS encoding ABC transporter permease, which translates to MKQLKYYMSSVILLLLLFLGWEISAIQFNKPFILPSPTLILAKMVELHDVLFKVHLLATLEVVLIGLCISVVFGVGLAVWMNMSQLAEKTFFPLVIASQTIPIIALAPIFVLWFGYTIWSKVVVTVLITFFPITIGAFDGLRSTSRDHIDLLRTMGASRWQTFFKIQVPTALPYFFSGLKVAVTLSVIGAAIGEWLGANAGLGYFSRRMMTQFDGAGVFAPIVWLSILGITLFLLVKALETYLLKWRNKP; encoded by the coding sequence ATGAAACAATTAAAGTATTACATGAGTTCGGTTATTCTTTTACTCCTTCTTTTTTTAGGATGGGAAATCAGTGCAATCCAATTCAATAAACCGTTTATACTGCCTTCGCCAACGCTCATATTAGCAAAAATGGTCGAACTTCATGATGTACTGTTTAAAGTACATTTACTAGCAACGTTAGAAGTTGTTCTAATTGGCTTGTGTATTTCGGTTGTATTTGGGGTTGGTCTTGCCGTTTGGATGAATATGAGCCAGCTAGCAGAAAAAACATTTTTTCCACTCGTCATTGCCTCACAAACCATTCCGATTATCGCCCTAGCACCGATTTTTGTATTGTGGTTTGGGTATACAATTTGGAGTAAAGTCGTTGTAACCGTGCTTATTACATTTTTCCCTATCACGATTGGAGCATTTGATGGTCTTCGTTCCACGAGTAGAGATCATATCGATTTATTACGAACGATGGGAGCGAGCCGCTGGCAAACCTTTTTTAAAATTCAAGTACCTACTGCACTTCCATATTTCTTCTCTGGTTTAAAAGTTGCTGTCACTTTAAGTGTCATTGGAGCAGCAATCGGTGAATGGTTAGGTGCAAATGCAGGTTTAGGGTATTTTAGTCGTAGAATGATGACTCAGTTTGATGGTGCTGGCGTTTTTGCCCCGATTGTTTGGTTATCGATCTTAGGGATCACGTTATTTTTACTAGTTAAAGCATTAGAAACTTACTTACTTAAATGGAGGAATAAACCATGA
- the tenA gene encoding thiaminase II encodes MLFTERLYEKAKPIWEKNHKHPFVQGIGHGTLDIEKFKFFMRQDYLYLIDYARLFALGSLKGGDLKTMSTFAKLLDSTLNVEMDLHRQYARRLGINDDELETTKAAPTTLAYSGYMLNVSQRGSLAELVAAVLPCTWSYFEIGTELSKIPGALENETYGEWVKMYASEEFGELADWLITLMNELTEGKTEAELANLEEIFLNTSRYEYMFWDMSYNMEMWPTDEEQ; translated from the coding sequence ATGTTATTTACAGAACGTTTATATGAGAAAGCAAAACCGATTTGGGAAAAAAATCATAAGCACCCATTTGTTCAAGGAATTGGGCATGGAACATTAGACATTGAAAAATTTAAGTTTTTTATGCGTCAAGATTATTTATATTTAATCGATTATGCCCGTTTATTTGCTTTAGGTAGCTTGAAAGGAGGAGACCTTAAAACGATGTCCACTTTTGCTAAGTTACTTGATTCTACTTTAAATGTAGAAATGGATTTGCATAGACAGTACGCACGTCGCCTCGGTATTAACGATGATGAGCTTGAAACAACAAAAGCTGCTCCTACTACTTTAGCTTATAGCGGATATATGTTAAACGTGTCACAAAGAGGATCCCTTGCTGAACTAGTCGCTGCTGTCCTTCCATGTACTTGGAGCTATTTTGAAATTGGAACTGAACTTAGTAAAATACCTGGTGCACTTGAAAATGAAACATACGGTGAATGGGTTAAAATGTATGCTTCTGAGGAATTTGGGGAATTAGCGGATTGGTTAATTACTTTAATGAACGAATTAACAGAAGGAAAAACAGAAGCAGAACTAGCAAACCTCGAAGAAATTTTCCTAAATACAAGTCGATATGAATATATGTTCTGGGATATGTCTTACAACATGGAGATGTGGCCAACAGATGAGGAGCAATAA
- a CDS encoding ABC transporter substrate-binding protein, translating to MKKLSMFVLSLVTAFSLAACGGDTQQEETEEAPGSETPETTETEELTSIDIMLDWYPNAVHSYLYVALEEGYFEEEGLDVNIVFPANPTDPINLAASGGVTLGITYQPDVIMARTMDVPVVSIAAIVRSPLNHMMVMADSDIESPADLEGKTVGYPGIPVNEPILKTMVEADGGNYDEVNLIDVGFELGSSIVSERVDAVIGTYINHEYPVLQHQGHDIRYFNPIEYGVPSYYELVIVTNEDNLETKRDEIEAFWRAAVKGYEKMKNEPTESLDILFANQDQANFPLIRDVEEQSLEILLSKMESENESFGSQYEESWQEVIDWLVDAGLIVDAPEVDTIFEDITE from the coding sequence ATGAAAAAATTATCAATGTTTGTCCTGTCTCTTGTTACAGCATTCAGCTTAGCAGCTTGTGGAGGCGATACCCAACAAGAGGAAACAGAAGAAGCTCCAGGAAGTGAAACTCCTGAAACCACTGAAACTGAAGAATTAACGAGCATTGACATCATGCTCGACTGGTATCCAAATGCTGTCCACTCGTATTTATACGTAGCACTAGAAGAAGGATATTTTGAAGAAGAAGGATTGGATGTAAATATCGTTTTCCCTGCAAATCCAACAGACCCGATCAACTTAGCAGCTTCAGGTGGAGTTACGCTCGGAATTACATATCAACCTGATGTTATTATGGCTCGAACGATGGATGTCCCAGTTGTTTCTATTGCGGCAATCGTTCGTTCACCTTTAAACCATATGATGGTGATGGCGGACAGTGATATTGAATCTCCCGCAGACTTAGAAGGAAAAACTGTCGGTTACCCTGGGATTCCTGTAAATGAACCCATTTTAAAAACAATGGTTGAAGCAGATGGCGGAAATTATGATGAAGTGAACTTAATTGATGTTGGTTTTGAATTAGGTTCTTCCATTGTTAGTGAACGGGTCGATGCTGTAATTGGAACTTATATTAATCATGAATATCCAGTATTACAACACCAAGGACATGATATTCGTTATTTTAACCCTATTGAGTATGGCGTCCCTTCTTATTATGAATTAGTCATTGTGACTAATGAAGACAATTTAGAAACGAAACGTGACGAAATCGAAGCGTTTTGGCGTGCAGCAGTGAAAGGCTACGAAAAAATGAAAAATGAACCGACAGAAAGCCTTGATATTTTATTTGCCAATCAAGATCAAGCGAATTTCCCACTTATTCGTGATGTCGAAGAACAAAGCTTAGAAATCCTCCTTTCCAAAATGGAAAGTGAAAATGAAAGCTTTGGAAGTCAATATGAGGAATCATGGCAAGAAGTCATTGACTGGTTAGTAGATGCAGGACTTATTGTAGATGCTCCTGAAGTTGATACGATTTTTGAAGACATAACTGAATAA
- a CDS encoding acetylornithine transaminase, with amino-acid sequence MTNWQNLDQQYLMSTYNRLPITIERGEGNRLIDTEGKSYLDLFTGLAVNVLGHSHPEIVKTIKEQGEKFLHISNVFLNQPAIQLAQKLVNHSINGKVFFTNSGAEATEAALKLIHKWTKEGNKENRGVVVLEKSFHGRTLGALKLTRQPGVYQDFPVTDMPVYEVEPHNIEQLEEVIKTKNPAAILMEPVLGSGGILPLQEEYLQEVSRLAKQYGVLCCMDEIQTGIGRTGKLFAYQHAGITPDLILFAKGVGGGLPLGGIIVAEELSHLFRPGDHGTTFAPSPLSAALGNTVLRVLLEDGELDQSVNRSNYLHEKLNELKEKHPHMITEIRGKGMMVGIVTSLKTEEAKDLQRNLLEDGYLVDVTQQTIVRLLPPLTLTESEVNSFVGVFETNLQLVKEKELKQ; translated from the coding sequence ATGACGAATTGGCAAAACCTCGATCAGCAATATTTGATGTCTACATATAATCGTCTTCCAATCACAATCGAAAGAGGTGAAGGTAACCGACTGATTGATACGGAAGGGAAAAGCTATTTGGACTTATTTACGGGTTTAGCAGTTAATGTGTTAGGACATTCTCATCCAGAAATTGTAAAAACAATTAAAGAACAAGGAGAGAAGTTCTTACATATTTCTAATGTATTTTTAAATCAACCAGCTATTCAGTTGGCACAAAAGCTAGTAAATCATTCAATTAACGGGAAAGTGTTCTTTACGAATTCTGGAGCTGAAGCTACAGAAGCAGCCCTCAAACTAATACATAAATGGACGAAAGAAGGCAATAAAGAAAACCGTGGTGTTGTTGTGCTTGAAAAAAGTTTCCATGGTAGAACGCTTGGTGCATTGAAGTTGACTCGCCAGCCTGGAGTGTATCAGGACTTTCCTGTGACGGATATGCCTGTATATGAAGTTGAGCCTCATAACATTGAACAGCTTGAGGAAGTTATCAAGACGAAAAATCCAGCAGCCATACTTATGGAACCAGTCCTCGGTTCAGGTGGGATATTACCATTACAAGAAGAGTATTTACAAGAGGTTTCACGGTTAGCGAAACAATATGGTGTGTTATGTTGTATGGACGAAATTCAAACAGGAATTGGTCGAACAGGCAAGCTGTTTGCTTATCAGCATGCAGGAATTACACCAGACTTAATTTTATTTGCTAAAGGCGTGGGTGGTGGTTTACCGCTTGGAGGAATTATTGTCGCTGAAGAATTAAGTCATCTTTTTAGACCAGGTGACCATGGTACAACCTTTGCGCCATCACCTTTAAGTGCAGCTCTTGGAAATACAGTATTAAGAGTTTTATTAGAAGATGGGGAACTTGACCAATCAGTGAACCGCTCAAATTATTTACATGAAAAATTAAATGAATTAAAGGAAAAACATCCACATATGATAACGGAAATTCGCGGCAAAGGAATGATGGTCGGAATTGTGACAAGCCTTAAAACAGAAGAAGCAAAAGACCTCCAACGTAATTTGTTAGAAGATGGCTATTTAGTCGATGTCACGCAACAAACGATTGTTCGTTTACTACCACCACTTACGCTTACAGAGAGTGAAGTAAACTCATTTGTTGGAGTGTTTGAAACAAATCTTCAACTTGTTAAGGAGAAGGAGCTTAAACAATGA
- a CDS encoding acetylornithine deacetylase — MTETSIISLLNQVNDRKGEIIDLAKTLIRFKTPSPPARNTDEAQTFVSTYLKELGFSIDKWDVYKGDPNVVGILSGSNSDEYNSLLINGHIDVASVEEGEQWDQDPFSPVVKDNILYGRGAADMKGGLAGSLFAIKLLKEAGINLPGDLTFQSVIGEEVGEAGTLECCKKGYNADFAVVVDTSNCQIQGQGGVITGWITIQSPQTFHDANRRSMIHAGGGLFGASAIEKMTKIIDGLKQLEQHWAVTKSYPGFPPGMTTINPAVIEGGRHAAFVADRCALWITVHFYPNENHDDIAKEIEEHILHVAKADPWLRENPPTFQWGGASMIEDRGEIFPSLAIDENHAGLQTLANVHDVVFREKVTIGMSPTVTDGGWLGEAGIPTVIYGPGKLEHAHAVNEQLSIDELIQFTKVMTKFIYDWCHTKK; from the coding sequence TTGACAGAAACTTCAATTATCTCATTACTAAACCAGGTGAATGACCGTAAAGGAGAGATTATTGATTTAGCCAAAACTTTAATTCGTTTTAAAACACCCAGTCCTCCAGCGCGGAACACAGATGAAGCTCAAACATTTGTTTCTACATATTTAAAAGAATTAGGTTTTTCTATTGATAAATGGGATGTATATAAAGGTGATCCTAATGTCGTTGGTATCCTTTCTGGATCAAATTCAGACGAATATAATAGCCTACTCATTAACGGTCACATCGATGTCGCTTCAGTAGAAGAAGGAGAACAATGGGATCAAGATCCTTTTTCCCCTGTTGTAAAGGATAATATTTTATATGGACGCGGTGCAGCTGATATGAAAGGTGGTCTTGCAGGCTCACTATTTGCAATAAAACTACTAAAAGAGGCTGGGATAAACCTTCCTGGGGACTTAACCTTTCAATCCGTCATTGGTGAAGAAGTCGGTGAAGCGGGAACACTTGAGTGTTGTAAAAAAGGATATAACGCTGATTTTGCAGTCGTTGTCGATACTAGTAACTGTCAAATTCAAGGTCAAGGCGGTGTTATTACAGGCTGGATTACGATCCAAAGTCCACAAACGTTTCACGATGCGAATCGGCGCAGTATGATACATGCAGGTGGTGGTTTATTCGGAGCTAGCGCAATTGAAAAAATGACAAAAATTATAGATGGACTTAAACAATTAGAGCAACATTGGGCCGTTACGAAATCCTATCCTGGCTTTCCACCTGGAATGACGACGATTAACCCAGCTGTCATTGAAGGAGGACGCCATGCGGCTTTTGTTGCTGATCGTTGTGCTCTTTGGATTACGGTCCATTTTTATCCTAATGAAAATCATGACGACATCGCGAAAGAAATCGAAGAGCATATTCTTCACGTTGCCAAAGCTGACCCTTGGCTAAGAGAGAACCCACCTACCTTTCAATGGGGAGGGGCATCGATGATCGAAGACCGTGGTGAAATCTTTCCGTCCTTAGCTATTGATGAAAATCATGCTGGCCTACAAACACTAGCTAATGTTCATGACGTTGTATTCAGAGAAAAAGTAACAATTGGAATGTCGCCAACGGTTACCGATGGCGGTTGGCTCGGTGAAGCTGGTATTCCAACAGTCATTTACGGTCCAGGAAAACTCGAACATGCACATGCAGTAAATGAACAACTCTCTATCGATGAGCTAATTCAATTTACAAAAGTAATGACAAAATTTATTTATGATTGGTGTCATACGAAGAAATAA
- the aceA gene encoding isocitrate lyase, with protein MAKVNIQEEAKKLQQQWDTDPRWMGIERPYSAEEVVKLRGSVQIDHTLARLGSEKLWKLVNEEPYVNALGALTGGQAVQQVKAGLKAIYLSGWQVAADANLAGHMYPDQSLYPANSVPQVVKRINNSLQRADQIQHMEGEGDVDYFAPIVADAEAGFGGQLNVFELMKGMIEAGASGVHFEDQLASEKKCGHLGGKVLIPTQTAVRNLVSARLAADVSGVPTLVIARTDADAADLITSDIDPVDAPFITGERTPEGFYRTNAGIDQAIARGLAYAPYADLIWCETSKPSLEEAKQFADAIHAKFPGKMLAYNCSPSFNWEANLDKATIETYQQELGKMGYKFQFVTLAGFHALNYSMFELARGYKTRGMGAYSELQQAEFAAEEHGYTATRHQREVGTGYFDQVSQTVSGGTSSTTALKGSTEEAQFQKN; from the coding sequence ATGGCAAAAGTAAACATTCAAGAGGAAGCAAAAAAATTACAACAACAATGGGATACTGATCCGCGTTGGATGGGCATTGAGCGTCCATATTCAGCTGAAGAGGTAGTAAAATTACGTGGTTCTGTACAAATTGATCATACATTAGCACGACTTGGTTCAGAAAAACTTTGGAAGCTTGTAAATGAAGAGCCTTACGTAAATGCACTTGGTGCACTAACTGGTGGGCAAGCGGTTCAACAAGTGAAAGCTGGATTAAAAGCGATTTACTTAAGTGGGTGGCAAGTAGCAGCGGACGCTAACCTTGCTGGTCATATGTATCCTGACCAAAGTTTATACCCTGCAAACTCAGTACCACAAGTTGTTAAACGTATTAATAACTCTTTACAACGTGCTGATCAAATTCAACATATGGAAGGCGAAGGCGATGTTGATTATTTTGCGCCAATCGTAGCTGATGCTGAAGCTGGTTTTGGTGGACAGCTAAACGTATTTGAGCTAATGAAAGGTATGATTGAAGCTGGTGCTTCTGGAGTTCACTTTGAAGACCAACTAGCTTCTGAGAAAAAATGTGGTCACTTAGGTGGGAAAGTACTTATTCCTACACAAACAGCTGTACGTAACTTAGTATCAGCTCGTCTAGCAGCAGACGTTTCTGGTGTACCAACATTAGTAATTGCTCGTACAGATGCAGATGCAGCTGATTTAATTACAAGTGATATTGATCCAGTTGATGCTCCATTTATTACAGGTGAGCGTACTCCAGAAGGTTTCTACCGTACAAATGCTGGTATTGACCAAGCGATTGCACGTGGTTTAGCATATGCTCCATACGCTGACCTTATCTGGTGCGAAACATCTAAACCAAGCCTTGAAGAAGCGAAGCAATTTGCTGATGCAATTCATGCGAAATTCCCTGGGAAAATGCTTGCATACAACTGCTCGCCTTCATTTAACTGGGAAGCTAATCTTGATAAAGCGACAATTGAAACGTACCAACAAGAGCTTGGAAAAATGGGATACAAATTCCAATTCGTTACACTTGCTGGGTTCCATGCTCTTAACTACAGCATGTTTGAACTTGCTCGTGGCTACAAAACTCGTGGTATGGGTGCTTACTCTGAGCTTCAACAAGCTGAGTTTGCTGCTGAAGAGCATGGCTATACAGCTACTCGTCACCAACGTGAAGTAGGTACTGGTTACTTTGACCAAGTGTCTCAAACTGTTTCTGGTGGTACTTCTTCTACAACAGCTCTTAAAGGTTCAACGGAAGAAGCTCAATTTCAAAAAAACTAA
- a CDS encoding YkuS family protein gives MPKIGVEQSLTDVQQELQSRGYDVVQLKQEQDAKGCDCCVITGQDQDMMGIQNTITAGSVISAQGMTAEEICQQVEQKLNQ, from the coding sequence ATGCCAAAAATTGGTGTGGAGCAATCGTTAACGGATGTACAACAAGAATTACAATCACGAGGATATGATGTCGTCCAATTAAAGCAAGAACAAGATGCTAAGGGTTGTGATTGCTGCGTAATTACTGGACAAGACCAAGATATGATGGGTATTCAAAATACGATAACAGCTGGATCTGTTATATCTGCACAAGGAATGACAGCAGAAGAGATTTGCCAACAAGTGGAACAAAAATTAAATCAATAA
- the dapD gene encoding 2,3,4,5-tetrahydropyridine-2,6-dicarboxylate N-acetyltransferase — MKMMDANEIISFISNSVKKTPVKVHIKGDLEGIDFGSETKAFVTGNVGVLFGEWKEIEAAIQQNEAKIEDYVVENDRRNSAIPLLDMKNIQARIEPGAIIRDQVEIGNNAVIMMGASINIGSVIGEGTMIDMNVVMGGRATVGKNCHIGAGSVLAGVIEPPSAKPVVVEDDVVVGANAVILEGVTVGKGAVVAAGAIVTEDVPPNTVVAGTPARVIKEIDEKTKGKTEIKQELRRLNEDN; from the coding sequence ATGAAAATGATGGATGCAAATGAAATTATCTCTTTTATCTCAAATAGCGTGAAAAAGACGCCAGTAAAAGTACATATTAAAGGTGATTTAGAAGGAATCGATTTTGGTTCTGAAACGAAAGCATTTGTTACGGGAAATGTAGGGGTTCTTTTTGGAGAGTGGAAAGAAATTGAAGCTGCTATTCAACAAAATGAAGCAAAAATTGAAGATTATGTTGTAGAAAACGACCGTCGTAACTCTGCAATTCCGCTTTTAGATATGAAAAACATCCAAGCGCGAATTGAACCAGGTGCGATCATTCGTGACCAGGTTGAAATTGGTAACAATGCGGTAATCATGATGGGTGCAAGTATTAATATCGGATCTGTAATCGGTGAAGGTACGATGATTGATATGAACGTAGTAATGGGTGGACGAGCGACAGTAGGTAAGAATTGCCACATTGGTGCAGGATCAGTATTGGCAGGTGTTATTGAGCCACCATCAGCAAAACCAGTTGTCGTTGAAGATGACGTAGTTGTTGGAGCGAATGCTGTAATCCTAGAAGGTGTAACTGTTGGAAAAGGTGCAGTAGTAGCTGCAGGAGCAATTGTAACAGAAGATGTACCGCCGAATACCGTTGTTGCTGGAACCCCAGCTCGTGTCATTAAGGAAATCGATGAGAAAACAAAAGGAAAAACAGAAATTAAGCAAGAATTACGTCGCTTAAACGAAGATAATTAA
- the rraA gene encoding ribonuclease E activity regulator RraA has translation MSIQTADLHDAHGDQLILAEPIFQFFGQKKTFEGPICTVRVFEDNVLVKKALQEIPEGSVLVVDGAASKKCALMGDNLAEIAVSRNLAGVIINGCIRDSAQIDNMNIGVFAIGTTPIRSIKKGEGETNIPVQFAGVNWHPNHYVYADSDGILIAEKKVD, from the coding sequence ATGTCTATTCAAACAGCTGATTTACACGACGCACATGGAGATCAATTAATACTTGCCGAACCTATTTTTCAATTTTTTGGACAGAAGAAAACATTCGAAGGTCCAATATGTACAGTACGTGTTTTCGAAGACAATGTACTAGTTAAAAAAGCGCTTCAAGAAATACCAGAAGGAAGTGTTCTCGTTGTTGACGGGGCCGCTTCGAAAAAATGCGCTTTAATGGGAGACAACTTAGCTGAAATTGCCGTCTCTCGTAATTTAGCTGGCGTGATTATTAACGGATGCATTCGTGATTCTGCTCAAATTGATAACATGAATATTGGTGTATTCGCAATAGGAACCACACCAATTCGAAGTATTAAAAAAGGAGAGGGAGAAACGAACATTCCTGTCCAATTTGCAGGAGTGAATTGGCACCCTAATCATTATGTGTACGCAGATAGTGATGGAATCCTAATCGCAGAGAAAAAAGTAGATTAG
- a CDS encoding N-acetyldiaminopimelate deacetylase yields MIDVAKLIETRRALHQIPELGFEEVKTQAYLLDYIAKLPQDHLLIKTWKTGIVVKVHGSAPSKMIGYRADIDGLPMDEETSYSFRSMHSGKMHACGHDLHMTIALGVLTHFSISQPKDDILFIFQPAEEGPGGAKPMLASDILQEWRPDQIIALHIAPEYPVGTIATREGLLFANTSELFIDLKGQGGHAAYPHTTRDMIVASAHLVTQLQSIVSRNVDPLDSAVVTIGKITGGTKQNIIAEKARIEGTIRTLSIESMQKVKNRLEALVHGIEVGFECLATIDYGANYCQVYNNEALTREFMDFTKHQTKVDLIECKEAMTGEDFGYFLEEVPGFMFWLGVNSPYGLHDNRLEPSEQAIEVAVTHLIDYLNYKSDR; encoded by the coding sequence ATGATTGATGTTGCCAAACTTATCGAAACAAGAAGAGCACTTCACCAAATTCCCGAACTAGGATTTGAAGAGGTTAAAACTCAAGCATATCTTTTAGATTATATTGCGAAACTACCCCAGGATCACCTTCTGATAAAAACTTGGAAAACTGGGATAGTTGTTAAAGTACATGGTAGCGCTCCCTCCAAGATGATCGGATACCGCGCAGACATTGATGGACTTCCAATGGATGAAGAAACTTCTTACTCTTTTCGTTCTATGCATTCAGGAAAAATGCATGCGTGTGGACACGATTTGCATATGACGATTGCATTAGGTGTGTTAACTCACTTTTCAATCAGTCAACCGAAAGATGATATATTATTTATCTTCCAACCTGCGGAAGAAGGACCAGGTGGAGCAAAACCAATGTTAGCATCGGATATATTGCAAGAATGGAGACCTGACCAAATTATTGCATTGCATATTGCACCAGAATACCCAGTTGGGACGATTGCAACGAGAGAAGGTTTATTATTTGCAAATACATCTGAATTATTTATTGATCTAAAAGGACAAGGGGGACATGCAGCCTACCCTCATACAACGAGAGATATGATCGTAGCTTCCGCTCATCTAGTCACGCAACTTCAATCTATTGTGAGTCGAAATGTCGATCCACTCGATTCAGCTGTCGTTACAATTGGGAAGATAACAGGTGGAACAAAACAGAATATAATAGCGGAAAAAGCTCGTATTGAAGGAACCATTCGAACGTTATCTATAGAGTCGATGCAAAAAGTCAAGAACCGCCTTGAAGCACTTGTACACGGCATTGAGGTGGGATTTGAATGTCTAGCTACGATTGATTACGGTGCTAATTATTGTCAAGTTTATAATAACGAAGCGTTAACTCGAGAGTTTATGGATTTTACAAAACATCAAACAAAAGTCGATTTAATTGAATGCAAGGAAGCGATGACAGGAGAAGATTTTGGTTACTTTCTAGAAGAAGTTCCAGGATTTATGTTTTGGCTTGGTGTAAATAGTCCTTATGGTCTTCATGATAATCGTTTAGAGCCTAGCGAACAGGCTATTGAGGTTGCTGTCACTCATTTAATCGATTACTTAAACTATAAATCAGATAGATAA
- a CDS encoding manganese catalase family protein yields the protein MFYHIKELQYHAKPECPDPIYAKKLQEVLGGQFGEISVALQYLFQGWGYRGEDKYKDLLMDTGTEELAHIEMLATMIARLLEGAPVGDLEDAAKDPVLGAILGGMNPQHAIVSGLGAMPTDSVGNPWTASYINASGNLLADFRMNLTYESQGRLQAVRLYEMTNDRGVRDMLSFLIARDTMHQNMWKAAIAELEAKENIVVPSTFPRHLEKQEVSYAFFNLSRGEESSTGRWASGPSMDSLGQFQYVSQPGPFAKKPKLRPAPPYTHNTMLPGSHHVPPNFA from the coding sequence ATGTTCTATCATATAAAAGAGTTACAATATCATGCCAAACCAGAATGCCCCGATCCGATATATGCAAAAAAACTACAAGAAGTCCTAGGTGGACAGTTTGGAGAAATTTCAGTAGCTTTACAGTATCTGTTTCAGGGTTGGGGATATAGGGGAGAAGATAAATATAAAGATTTACTAATGGATACAGGAACTGAAGAGCTCGCCCATATTGAAATGTTAGCAACAATGATTGCGAGGTTGCTTGAAGGGGCACCTGTAGGAGATTTAGAGGATGCGGCAAAAGACCCTGTGCTCGGAGCGATATTAGGAGGGATGAATCCACAGCATGCAATTGTCTCAGGTTTAGGTGCAATGCCAACAGATAGCGTAGGTAATCCATGGACAGCAAGTTATATCAATGCGAGTGGAAATTTACTAGCTGATTTTCGAATGAATTTAACGTATGAATCCCAGGGACGACTCCAAGCTGTACGGCTTTATGAAATGACGAATGACCGTGGCGTAAGGGATATGCTTTCTTTCCTTATTGCGCGAGATACGATGCACCAAAATATGTGGAAGGCTGCTATTGCAGAGTTAGAAGCAAAGGAAAATATCGTCGTTCCTAGTACCTTTCCTCGTCATCTTGAGAAACAAGAAGTTTCATACGCCTTTTTCAATTTATCTCGTGGAGAAGAAAGTAGTACGGGGCGCTGGGCAAGTGGTCCGAGTATGGATAGTTTAGGGCAGTTTCAATATGTTTCTCAACCAGGGCCCTTTGCAAAGAAACCAAAGCTTCGACCAGCACCACCTTATACTCATAACACAATGCTTCCTGGTAGTCACCATGTTCCTCCCAATTTTGCGTAA
- a CDS encoding ABC transporter ATP-binding protein, with protein sequence MRSNNVLTFDHVSFSYKGIKKEKTSPILNELSLSVKGGEFVSLLGPSGSGKSTIFRLITGLEQPTNGAISLYGQEENNRLGKVGYMPQQDMLLDWRNILDNAFLPLEINGFTKKSKKEHVLQLLEEFGLKGYEYDYPHQLSGGMRQRVSFLRAMLGGGDLLLLDEPFSALDAVTRLSMQEWLLEQWEKLEKTVIFITHDVDEALFLSDRIFLFSQSPLTSFKEIQVPLSRPRTLEDLLSPELAKIKKDLLQELRKQVKL encoded by the coding sequence ATGAGGAGCAATAATGTTCTCACATTTGACCACGTTTCATTTTCCTATAAGGGAATAAAGAAAGAAAAGACTTCTCCAATTTTAAACGAACTATCATTATCAGTTAAAGGTGGTGAATTTGTCAGCTTATTAGGCCCAAGTGGATCTGGAAAAAGTACTATATTTCGCCTAATCACAGGTCTAGAACAACCTACAAATGGAGCGATTTCCCTTTATGGTCAAGAGGAAAATAACCGTTTAGGTAAAGTCGGTTACATGCCGCAACAAGATATGCTACTTGATTGGCGAAATATACTTGACAATGCGTTCCTACCTCTTGAAATAAACGGCTTTACGAAAAAAAGCAAAAAAGAACATGTTCTTCAACTACTTGAGGAATTCGGCTTAAAAGGTTACGAGTATGATTATCCACATCAACTTTCGGGTGGGATGAGGCAACGAGTCTCTTTTCTACGAGCAATGCTAGGTGGTGGTGACCTTTTACTTCTTGATGAGCCTTTTAGTGCATTAGATGCAGTGACTCGTCTTTCAATGCAAGAGTGGCTATTAGAACAATGGGAGAAGCTTGAAAAAACTGTCATTTTTATTACTCATGATGTCGATGAAGCATTATTTTTATCGGATCGAATTTTCCTCTTCTCCCAATCACCACTTACGAGCTTTAAGGAAATTCAAGTACCCTTATCTCGACCAAGAACATTAGAAGACTTGCTATCACCTGAGCTTGCAAAAATAAAAAAAGATTTACTCCAAGAATTACGCAAGCAGGTGAAGCTATGA